The following proteins are encoded in a genomic region of Deltaproteobacteria bacterium:
- a CDS encoding mechanosensitive ion channel encodes MSETVDHITVFLTTYGMQVIGAIIILILGRIAAGIGRKLIHRVLTRSKTDSAVISFVENLTYFLILTFAVLAALAKFGIQTASFVAVIGAAGFAVGFALQGSLGNFAAGVLILVLRPFKTGDYIDGAGVAGTVKDIELFNTILATVDNVKIMVPNGKLFGNVIKNFSAYDTRRIDLVVGIGYSSSIGKAVEVLQELIKKETRILSDPPAQIAVNELADSSVNLVVRPWVKKEDYWGVRWDLTRAIKESFDEHGIEIPFPQHAVHMASE; translated from the coding sequence ATGTCGGAAACTGTAGACCACATCACTGTTTTCCTGACGACGTACGGAATGCAGGTGATCGGCGCCATCATTATTCTGATACTTGGGCGCATTGCTGCGGGAATCGGACGAAAACTCATCCACAGGGTACTGACCAGATCCAAAACCGACAGCGCGGTCATCTCATTTGTCGAGAACCTGACCTATTTTCTTATACTGACCTTTGCAGTCCTGGCGGCACTGGCCAAATTCGGGATTCAGACCGCTTCGTTCGTGGCTGTTATCGGCGCGGCCGGCTTTGCAGTGGGCTTCGCCCTGCAGGGCTCCCTCGGCAATTTTGCAGCAGGCGTATTGATCCTTGTCCTGCGTCCCTTTAAAACCGGAGACTATATCGACGGCGCGGGGGTCGCCGGAACCGTCAAGGATATCGAACTCTTCAACACCATCCTGGCCACTGTGGACAATGTCAAGATCATGGTGCCCAACGGAAAACTCTTCGGAAATGTGATTAAGAACTTTTCGGCCTACGATACGCGTCGCATCGATCTCGTTGTGGGAATCGGCTACAGCTCCTCCATCGGGAAGGCCGTTGAGGTCTTGCAGGAGCTGATCAAAAAAGAGACAAGGATCCTGTCTGATCCGCCGGCCCAGATTGCTGTAAACGAGCTGGCGGATTCCAGCGTCAATCTGGTGGTCCGACCTTGGGTCAAGAAGGAAGACTACTGGGGCGTCCGGTGGGACCTGACCCGCGCCATCAAAGAGTCCTTTGACGAACATGGCATTGAGATTCCGTTCCCCCAGCATGCGGTTCATATGGCTTCCGAGTAA
- a CDS encoding NAD(P)-dependent oxidoreductase, with protein sequence MNIGWIGTGVMGTSMAGHLQKAGHTLSVFSRTRQKAEVLIEKGAQWVDSPAEAAANADIVFTIVGFPEDVREVYLGEKGILSRDPACRIVVDMTSSQPSLAATIFDAAEKKGIEALDAPVSGGDIGARDAKLAIMVGGKKETFLKVLPLFQLMGPTISYMGGPGSGQHTKACNQILVAGNMIGACEALLYASRQGLDMQQVIDIVEKGAAGSWSISNLGPRIVRGDYGPGFFVEHFIKDMAIALEESAAVGLALPGLALVQQLYIAVKAQGHGRSGTQALFLGLQAMSREMRD encoded by the coding sequence ATGAATATCGGTTGGATCGGCACAGGCGTCATGGGGACCTCCATGGCCGGGCATCTTCAGAAGGCGGGTCATACCCTTTCGGTCTTCAGCCGGACGCGGCAAAAGGCGGAAGTGCTCATTGAAAAAGGGGCTCAGTGGGTTGATTCGCCGGCAGAGGCGGCCGCGAATGCGGACATCGTCTTCACCATCGTCGGTTTCCCCGAGGATGTCCGGGAGGTCTATCTGGGCGAGAAGGGGATCCTCAGCCGGGACCCCGCATGCCGCATCGTGGTGGACATGACCAGCAGTCAGCCCAGCCTGGCCGCGACCATCTTCGACGCGGCCGAGAAAAAGGGGATCGAAGCCCTGGACGCCCCGGTTTCAGGGGGCGATATCGGCGCGAGAGATGCAAAACTGGCCATCATGGTCGGCGGCAAAAAGGAGACCTTTCTAAAGGTGCTCCCCCTGTTTCAGCTCATGGGACCCACCATCTCCTACATGGGAGGGCCGGGGAGCGGACAGCACACCAAGGCGTGCAACCAGATTCTCGTCGCCGGAAATATGATAGGGGCCTGTGAGGCCCTCCTCTATGCCTCCAGGCAGGGGCTTGACATGCAGCAGGTCATCGACATCGTGGAAAAGGGCGCGGCCGGGTCATGGTCCATCAGCAACCTGGGGCCGCGCATTGTTCGAGGCGATTACGGACCCGGATTTTTTGTGGAGCACTTTATCAAGGATATGGCCATCGCCCTGGAAGAATCCGCGGCTGTCGGCCTTGCGCTTCCGGGACTGGCACTGGTTCAACAACTCTACATCGCAGTCAAGGCCCAGGGACACGGTCGCTCGGGGACCCAGGCGCTCTTTCTTGGCCTGCAGGCCATGAGCAGAGAAATGCGCGACTGA
- the kdsB gene encoding 3-deoxy-manno-octulosonate cytidylyltransferase → MKITAFIPARYASSRFPGKPLALIAGKPMIQHTYERARSCPELSAVYVATDDERIADCVRQFGGNALMTSPTHCSGTDRIAEAALKVGLEEGDLVVNIQGDQPSFQPSVVTDLVRPLIEDTTLPMSTLKYRITHTREIQNPNHVKVVTDRDGFAIYFSRCPIPYCRDGVPAGVHFKHLGVYCFRMAFLIRFTSLDPGVLESLEKLEQLRALEHGYRIKVPETLVDSVEVDIPEDVKAIEALLGG, encoded by the coding sequence ATGAAAATAACCGCTTTTATACCCGCAAGATATGCGTCATCCCGTTTCCCCGGCAAACCCCTGGCCTTGATCGCGGGCAAACCGATGATCCAGCATACCTACGAACGGGCACGATCGTGCCCGGAACTTTCGGCGGTCTATGTGGCAACCGATGACGAGCGGATCGCGGACTGCGTCCGTCAATTCGGGGGGAATGCCCTGATGACCTCTCCCACCCATTGTTCCGGGACGGACCGCATTGCCGAAGCCGCCCTGAAGGTGGGGCTTGAAGAAGGGGATCTGGTGGTGAACATCCAGGGGGATCAACCCTCTTTTCAGCCGTCGGTGGTTACCGACCTGGTCAGGCCCCTGATAGAAGATACGACCCTGCCGATGAGTACGTTGAAATATCGAATAACGCACACCCGGGAGATTCAGAATCCCAATCATGTCAAGGTGGTCACCGACAGAGACGGATTTGCCATATATTTTTCCCGCTGCCCCATCCCGTATTGTCGCGACGGCGTCCCTGCCGGTGTTCATTTCAAGCACCTCGGCGTTTACTGCTTCCGAATGGCGTTCTTGATCCGATTTACTTCCCTCGACCCGGGGGTTCTTGAATCCCTGGAGAAGCTGGAGCAATTGCGGGCATTGGAGCACGGCTACAGAATCAAAGTCCCTGAGACCCTGGTCGACTCCGTGGAAGTGGATATCCCCGAAGACGTGAAGGCCATTGAGGCCCTCCTCGGCGGATGA
- the hflC gene encoding protease modulator HflC, producing the protein MKLKLLIIPIIIILIAVFSSAYVIDETEQVIITQFGKVIGEPKTDPGLNFKIPVIQNANFFPKNLLAWDGDEGQVPTLDKTFLYVDAFARWKIVDPLKFFQTVNNMTGALARLDDIIDPAVRNFVTSYSLIETVRNSNRVLDKLDVEVEDAMQEELLAKVTTGRQEITRGIMAQAQPKLVDFGIELVDVQIKRLNYVEQVRKSVYSRMIAERNQMAQKFRSEGEGEARSIEGNRDKELKRITSEAYRIAQEKMGKADAEATTIYAQAYDKSPEFYSFVKSLGVYEKTMDKDTSLILSTDSDFLRFFKSYRDEGVVR; encoded by the coding sequence ATGAAATTAAAACTCTTGATCATCCCGATTATTATTATTCTGATCGCCGTCTTCTCGTCGGCATATGTCATCGATGAGACCGAACAGGTCATCATTACCCAGTTCGGCAAGGTGATCGGCGAGCCGAAAACAGATCCCGGTCTCAATTTCAAGATCCCGGTTATCCAGAATGCCAACTTCTTTCCCAAGAACCTCCTTGCATGGGATGGCGACGAGGGCCAGGTCCCCACCTTGGACAAGACCTTCCTCTATGTGGACGCCTTTGCGCGCTGGAAGATCGTCGATCCGTTGAAATTCTTTCAGACCGTCAACAATATGACCGGCGCCCTGGCCCGCCTGGATGACATCATCGACCCGGCCGTCCGAAATTTCGTCACCTCCTATTCCCTCATTGAAACCGTCCGGAACAGCAACCGGGTATTGGATAAGCTGGATGTGGAGGTTGAAGATGCCATGCAAGAGGAACTCCTGGCAAAGGTCACCACCGGGAGACAAGAGATTACCCGGGGGATTATGGCCCAGGCCCAGCCCAAGCTCGTGGATTTCGGGATTGAATTGGTGGACGTGCAGATTAAAAGGCTCAATTACGTGGAGCAGGTGCGCAAATCGGTGTATTCGAGGATGATCGCCGAAAGAAACCAGATGGCCCAGAAGTTCCGGTCAGAGGGCGAGGGTGAGGCCCGGAGCATAGAGGGAAACCGGGATAAGGAGCTGAAACGGATCACATCCGAGGCATACCGGATCGCCCAGGAAAAGATGGGCAAGGCCGATGCCGAGGCCACCACCATCTATGCCCAGGCATACGACAAGAGTCCGGAATTCTATTCATTTGTGAAATCCCTCGGCGTCTACGAAAAGACCATGGATAAAGATACCTCTCTTATTCTGTCAACCGACTCGGACTTTTTGAGGTTTTTCAAGAGCTACAGGGATGAGGGGGTAGTCAGGTAA
- a CDS encoding zinc ribbon domain-containing protein, whose translation MKCPHCEKEIPGVPCPRCGETVFETANYCMACGTPLKEDLQRVSQHEEVMDEDGEPDFEDRVLCPDGTCTGIIIDGKCTECGRIVGDDGEFVAQETGPVMEEKPSDDDADTEKVE comes from the coding sequence ATGAAATGCCCACATTGTGAGAAGGAGATCCCGGGTGTTCCCTGCCCGAGATGCGGGGAAACCGTCTTTGAGACCGCCAATTATTGCATGGCATGCGGGACGCCTTTAAAGGAAGATCTGCAACGGGTTTCACAGCACGAAGAGGTTATGGACGAGGACGGCGAGCCTGATTTTGAAGACAGGGTGTTGTGTCCTGACGGAACCTGTACGGGAATCATCATAGACGGAAAGTGCACTGAGTGCGGCAGGATTGTGGGGGATGATGGTGAATTTGTCGCACAGGAGACAGGTCCTGTGATGGAAGAGAAACCGTCCGATGACGACGCAGACACAGAGAAGGTTGAGTAA
- a CDS encoding amino acid-binding protein, producing MVRTEISLFLKNAPGELGKLTAMLAEAGINIDALTIQDASEYVQALFKARGKSLKRVAPAASYGSMQKDSADHALIRLLVGNTDKAVDLLSKGEYVFDLMPVIALEIDNQPGSLAEMAKKFGEEGININYVYGSALPGDHRALFIFCPEDIDLAARIFKD from the coding sequence ATGGTAAGGACCGAGATATCCCTCTTTCTCAAGAATGCCCCCGGCGAACTTGGTAAGTTGACCGCCATGCTGGCGGAGGCCGGGATCAACATCGATGCATTGACCATCCAGGATGCCTCCGAGTATGTGCAGGCCCTGTTCAAGGCGAGGGGAAAATCGCTCAAGCGGGTGGCGCCGGCAGCGAGCTATGGCTCCATGCAGAAGGACTCTGCTGACCATGCGCTCATCCGGCTCCTGGTGGGCAACACGGACAAGGCGGTCGACCTCCTGTCCAAGGGCGAATACGTCTTCGACCTAATGCCGGTCATCGCCCTGGAGATCGACAACCAGCCCGGCAGTCTGGCTGAAATGGCCAAAAAATTCGGCGAGGAAGGGATCAATATCAATTATGTGTATGGGTCCGCGCTTCCCGGCGATCACCGGGCACTCTTCATATTCTGCCCTGAAGATATCGATCTGGCCGCGCGGATCTTCAAGGATTAG
- the recJ gene encoding single-stranded-DNA-specific exonuclease RecJ, whose amino-acid sequence MLPHKVWKLIPASPAANQLAHEAGLTALQAQLLINRGITEKASAASFLSPGLSQMADPMLMKGMEKGVEAILAAIKNRDKITIYGDYDADGLTATALLRNFFSDLGVPADSYVPNRLEEGYGLHGGAIRTLHSRGTGLIITVDCGISGEKEIALAKQLHLKVVVTDHHQAPPTSRPDCPVIDPHQPDCAFPFKHLAGVGLAFFLAVAVRGALRRRGWFNGRTEPDLREYLDLVALGTTADRVPLTGQNRMLVACGLRRMGDSRWPGIRAMMDATGVNRSAVTADDLAFRLGPRLNAPGRMGDSDAGLAILTVGEDEAAGIQARMLNVANMRRQGLEQSILDRIEEMIRRDPLIVDRRTLLLWGENWHQGVLGIVASRLVDRYHRPSLVVGTRDGVASGSGRSIDGFNLYRALNRLSPLFDRFGGHAHAAGFRLNEGNLEDLKRDLEEIAGGELSEQDMVPVIPVDASLFLKDISRQTIHDIATLSPFGEQNPEPVFLARSLDVLGARVVGERHLKVRLRQGDTIHESIGFGLGRYHTLLGERVDVLFTPELNRWQGSETIQLKIVDLRRATRANP is encoded by the coding sequence GTGCTTCCCCATAAAGTCTGGAAACTGATTCCCGCTTCCCCTGCTGCCAATCAACTTGCCCATGAGGCCGGCCTGACCGCCCTCCAGGCCCAGCTCCTCATCAACCGGGGCATCACGGAGAAGGCTTCAGCCGCATCGTTTCTGTCCCCGGGCCTTTCCCAGATGGCGGATCCCATGCTCATGAAGGGGATGGAAAAAGGCGTGGAAGCTATTCTGGCGGCCATTAAAAACCGGGATAAGATCACCATCTATGGCGATTACGATGCGGACGGGCTCACGGCAACGGCCCTCCTGCGCAACTTTTTTTCTGATCTCGGCGTCCCTGCGGATTCTTATGTGCCTAACCGGTTGGAGGAGGGGTACGGACTTCATGGCGGGGCCATTCGAACCCTCCACAGTCGCGGGACAGGACTGATCATCACCGTCGACTGCGGTATCTCCGGTGAAAAGGAGATCGCCCTGGCAAAGCAACTGCACCTCAAGGTGGTGGTAACGGATCACCATCAGGCGCCCCCAACGTCCCGCCCCGACTGTCCGGTCATCGACCCGCACCAGCCGGACTGCGCCTTCCCGTTCAAGCACCTTGCAGGGGTGGGGCTGGCCTTTTTCCTGGCTGTTGCCGTAAGGGGTGCCTTGAGGAGAAGGGGATGGTTTAACGGACGGACCGAGCCCGATCTGAGGGAATATCTTGATCTGGTGGCCCTGGGGACGACCGCGGATCGGGTTCCCCTGACCGGGCAGAACAGGATGCTGGTCGCATGCGGTCTGCGGCGCATGGGTGATTCCAGATGGCCCGGAATAAGGGCCATGATGGATGCGACAGGCGTGAACCGTTCCGCGGTCACTGCTGATGATCTGGCGTTCAGGCTGGGACCGCGTCTTAATGCCCCCGGAAGAATGGGGGATTCCGACGCCGGGCTCGCCATATTGACGGTGGGCGAAGATGAAGCCGCCGGAATCCAGGCCCGGATGCTGAATGTCGCCAATATGCGGCGACAGGGCCTTGAACAGAGCATCCTCGATCGGATCGAGGAGATGATTCGGCGCGACCCCCTGATCGTTGATCGCAGAACCCTTCTTTTGTGGGGGGAGAACTGGCATCAGGGTGTTTTGGGGATTGTGGCCTCGAGGCTGGTGGATCGATATCATCGTCCCTCACTGGTGGTGGGTACGAGGGACGGCGTCGCGTCCGGGTCCGGCAGGAGTATCGACGGATTTAATCTCTACAGGGCCTTGAATCGCCTGTCTCCGCTGTTTGACAGATTCGGAGGACATGCCCATGCGGCCGGATTCAGACTGAATGAAGGAAACCTCGAGGACCTGAAAAGAGATTTGGAAGAGATTGCCGGGGGCGAACTGTCGGAGCAGGACATGGTCCCGGTGATCCCTGTGGATGCCTCTCTATTTTTGAAAGACATAAGCCGGCAGACGATTCACGATATCGCCACCCTTTCCCCGTTCGGAGAGCAGAACCCCGAGCCGGTCTTCCTGGCCCGATCCCTCGATGTCCTGGGCGCACGGGTGGTGGGGGAGCGCCATCTCAAGGTCCGGCTGCGGCAGGGAGACACCATTCACGAGAGCATCGGTTTCGGACTGGGCCGCTATCATACCCTTCTGGGGGAGCGCGTGGACGTCCTTTTCACGCCGGAGTTAAACCGATGGCAGGGGTCGGAGACGATCCAGCTCAAGATCGTTGACCTGAGGCGTGCCACCAGGGCTAATCCTTGA
- the queD gene encoding 6-carboxytetrahydropterin synthase QueD: MYELKITDQFAAAHQLQGIEGGCENLHGHNWKIEVTVAGSKLGDDGLLIDFREIKQGTKNILDALDHKFLNDLEPFKTMEPSSENIARHIFESLSRDLNSEHVKISRVTAWESDTACATYWRD; the protein is encoded by the coding sequence ATGTACGAACTCAAGATAACCGACCAGTTTGCCGCCGCACACCAGTTACAGGGGATTGAAGGCGGATGTGAGAACCTCCACGGGCATAACTGGAAGATCGAGGTAACCGTTGCCGGCAGCAAATTGGGCGACGACGGTCTGTTGATAGACTTCAGGGAGATAAAACAGGGGACCAAGAATATCCTTGATGCTCTGGACCACAAATTTTTAAATGATCTGGAACCCTTCAAGACGATGGAGCCGTCCTCGGAAAATATCGCCCGCCACATTTTTGAATCCCTTTCCCGGGACCTGAATTCCGAGCATGTCAAGATCAGCAGGGTCACGGCCTGGGAGTCGGATACGGCCTGTGCGACTTACTGGAGGGATTGA